The Mycolicibacterium aurum genome segment CGTCGACGTCATGGCCGGCTTCACGGGACAGCGCGCTCTGGTACGCCTGCAGATCGCCCAGCAGAATGCGGGCCTGGCCCTCGCCGACATCCATGCCGGTGAGCCGCTGCAATTGGGTTGCGTGATAACGGCGGTCGCCGACGGCGACATGCAGACGGACCTGGTCTCCGCCTCGGCTCTGCTCCGAGGTGCCGACCGGCTGGAGCGAGACCTCATCCACGGCAAATCCCAGCTCGTTGAGCCGGCGGATGGTCCCTTCCACCCGGTAGCGGTCGGCGAATCCGAACGTGGGTTCAGCGTGCAGCAGTCCCCACAGCTGCTCGTAGCGTTCCCGGATGCTGAGCGCCTCGGCGATGAATCCCGGGTCGAGCTCCGGTCTTTCGAGCTTGGCCGCCACATCCAACAATCCCGCCGCGACGTTCTCGACGGTGATGTCGATGTCGTGGGTGCGCTGCCCGTCCGACAGCCGGGGGTGGACCTCGCTGGTTTCGGCGTCGACGAGGAACGCCTGCAACACCTGGCCGTCCCGCGAGAACAGCGTATTGGCCAGCGAGCAGTCACCCCAGAAGACGCCGTGCCGGTGCAACTCCACCAGAAGAGTCGCCATCGCGTCGAACAATCGGCCGCGGTGCTTGGGCGCGTCCGGCGGGAGCCGCATGAACAGCCGCCGGTACTGCCAGGAGCCGACGAGGTAGCGGGTCAGCAGGATCGCGGTGTCGAAGTCGGGCTGGAACACCAGGCCGGCGGGACGCACGGCGTTGAGGGCCATGTCCTCGAGCCGGCGCAGGACGTCGTATTCACGCGCGGCGATGCGAGGCGGCAATTCCTTGAGCGCCCACAGTTCCCCGTCGGAATCGACGAACCTCACCAGATGGCGACTGGGCCCGACCGCGAGCTCACGCAGAGCGACCTCGGGTGCCTGCCAGTCGCCCAGCGGCCGGTCCCACGGCAGCGCCAGCAATCCCGGGCAGGGCGCCCGGAGTCGCAGCTCAGGGGCTGCCATGATGCTCGCGGGTGGTCGGCTCAGCCGGCGTTCGCGGCGTGGCGCCCGTGGGATTCGGGTTCATGCTCCGTGGCCGGACGCTCGCCGGCGGGCTCGGCGCCACCGGTGCGGCGGGTCAGATTATCGCCGGTCTGCGGATCGAAGAGGTGCAGCCGCTCGGCATCGAGCCACAGCGTGGCCGTGTCGCCGGAGCGGACCCGGCTCAGTGGATCCAGCTCGACGCAGATCTGGGTCCGCAGCTGCTCGCTGTCGAGATCCTTGGCCAGCTCCGCTAATTGGCCCGAGATATCCGCCGACGCCTCGAACGGGACGAAGGCGTACTGCTCGTTGCCCAGCCACTCGGTGACGTCGATGGTGACGTCGAACGTCACGCCCCGCGAACCCTTGTCGGTATCCACGAACTCGGCGTCCTCGAACGCGCCGGGCCGGATACCGGCGATGTAGACCTTGCCATCCTCGACCGCGCCACGCCACTCGTCACGCAGCGGCACCTTGACGAACGGCAACTCGATCTCGTCGCCGTGTACCTGGGCGGGCACGAAGTTCATCGGTGGTGAGCCGATGAAGCCGGCGACGAACAGGTTGACCGGCTGGTCGTAGAGCTCGCGCGGGCTGGCAACCTGTTGCAGCACACCCTTTTTCAGAACCGCGACCCGATCACCGAGCGTCATGGCCTCGGTCTGGTCGTGGGTGACGTAGACCGTGGTGACGCCCAGTTTGCGCTGCAGGCGCAGAATCTCGGTGCGCATCTGGCCGCGCAGCTTGGCGTCGAGGTTGCTCAGCGGTTCGTCGAACAGGAACGCGTCGGCCTCTCGGACGATGGCCCGCCCCATCGCGACGCGCTGGCGCTGACCGCCGGAGAGGTTGGCGGGCTTGCGATCCAGGTGCTCGCCCAGTTCCAGGGTCTTGGCGGCGTCGTTGACCCGCTCCCGGATCTCTTCGTCAGAGAGCTTGCCGGACAACCGGAGCGGGAACGCGATGTTCTCGAACACCGTCAGGTGCGGGTAGAGGGCGTAGTTCTGGAACACCATCGCCAGGTTGCGGTCGCGCGGGGCCTTGTCGTTGACCCGGGTGTCGCCGATCAGCATGTCGCCGGACGTGATGTCCTCCAGCCCGACGATCATCCGCAGCAGTGTCGACTTTCCGCAGCCCGACGGGCCGACGAGAATCACGAACTCGCCGTCGGCGACGTCGAGACTCACGTCGTTGACGGCCGGATAGCCGTCACCGTACTTCTTGACGATATTGCGCATCGTTATTGCTGCCATGGGGTTATCCCTTCACTGCTCCGGAGGTCAGACCGGCGACGATGCGCCGCTGAAAGACGAGAACCAAGATGACGACGGGAATCGTGACGATCACCGACGCGGCCATGATGTAGGGGACGGGGGACTCGAAGTACGAGGCTCCCTGGAAGAACGCCAGCGCCGCGGGCACGGTGCGGGCACTGTCGGTGGACGTCAGCGAGATCGCGAAGAGGAAGTCGTTCCAGCAGAAGAAGAACGTCAGGATCGCGGTGGTGAACACTCCCGGTGCGGCCAACGGCACGATCACCTTGCGGAAGGCTTGCCACGCGGTGGCGCCGTCCACCTGCGCGGCATGTTCCATCTCCCATGGGATCTGGCGGAAGAACGCCGACATCGTCCAGATCGACAGCGGCAGCGCGAACGTCAGATAGGGAATGATCAGACCCAGCCACGTGTCGTAGATGCCCAGTCCGCGCCACATGTCGAACAGCGGGCCCACCAACGCCGCCTGCGGGAACATGGCGATGCCCAGGGCCAGCGACAGCAACACCTTCTTGCCGCGGAACTCCAGGCGCGCAATGGCATACGCGGCGAACATCGCGATGACGACCGAGATGAGCGTGGCGATGACCGCGATGCCGATCGAGTTGATCAGCGCCCTGGTGAACAGCGGGTTGCTGAAGATCTGGGCGAAGTTGTCGAAGGTGATGGTGCTCGGCAGAAACGACGGCTTGCCGGAGACGATGTCCGACGGTGGCTTGAAGGCCAGGCTGATCATCCACAGCATCGGCGCGAAGCTGTAGATGACGATGACGATGCCTGCGATCGTCCACCACTTGGTGTTCTTGGTCACTGGTCACCCCTGACTTGCGAGAGGTCGGTCTTGAAGATCTTGATGAAGATCCAGGCGATGACGACCACGGACAGGAACAGCAACACCGAGACGGCCGACCCCATACCGAGATTCACCAGCGTGACGTTCTGCCGGTAGGCCAGGAACGAGATGGTCTCGGTGTTGTTCGCGCCTGCGGTCATCACGTAGGGATTGTCGAAGATGCGCCACGCATCCAGCGTGCGGAACAGCAGCGCCACCATGATCGCGGCCTTCATGTTCGGCAGCGTGATCTTCCACAGCCGTTGCCACGCCGTGGCGCCGTCCACCTTCGCGGCCTCCTGCATGTCCTCGGGGACCTGAACCAGACCGGCCAGCAGCAGCAGTGAGATGAACGGTGTGGTCTTCCAGATCTCGGAGAGGCAGATCACGAAGATGGCGGACCACCGGTCGCCGAACCAGTCGAACTCCGACAGGTTCAACCACTGGTTGACGAACCCGGAGTCGATGGCGAACGCGTAGCGCCAGATGAACGCCGACACCACGGTGACGATGCCGTACGGAATGAGGATCGCCGTACGCAGCGGTCCGCGGCCCCGGACTATGCGCAGCATCACGAAGGCGAACCAGAAACCGAGTACGAGCTCGACCGCCACCGTGACGATGGTGATCGCCAGCGTGGTGACGAAGTCGTTCCACCACAGCGGGTCGGTGAGGATGACGAGGTAGTTGCTCAACCCGACGAAGCTGCGGCCCTCCGGGTCGGTGAGGCGGAAGTTGTACAGCGACAGCACCAGTGCGTAGCCCAGCGGGTACGCGGTGACCAGCAGCATCACCACATACGACGGCAGGGTCAGGTAGAACCCGAGCCGCCGCTCGCCCTTGACCCGCTCACTGGTCGCGGCTTTACCCGGGTCTTTCTGGATGGGGGCGTCCTGAATCGCGGTCACAGCAGCCGCCTCCCCGCCAGCACGTCAGCCATGAATTGGTCTGTCCTTTCCGGTGTTTCGGCGTTCACCGAGGCCGGCGGGTGCCAGGTCTGCTGAATCGCGCCCGAGATGTCGGTGTAGAACGGGCTCGGAGGACGCGGGCCGCCGTCACCGATGGACTCCCGGATCAAGTCGGCGTTCTCGTAGGTCTCCCGGATCTCAGGATCGTCGTAAGACGCCGCGTACGGCGACGGCTCGCTCTCGTCGAGCATGTACTGGGTGGCCTTGGGCTCGGCGTTGATGCATTCGACAAGGGCCACCGCCTGGTCGGGATACTTCGTGTACGCGCCGATGCCGAGGTTCGCTCCACCCAACGGCGGCGCGCTGGGACGGTCAGGGGAGACCCGGGGGTAACGGGCCCAGCCGATGTCGTCGACCACCTCCTGTGGCAGCGTGCCCTCCTCGGCGGCGCTGCGGGCGGCGGCCAGGACATAGGGCCAGTTGACCATGAACATGCCCTGCTCGGACTGGAAGTTGGCGCGGGCCTGCTCCTCCGACGCGTTGGACATGTCGGTGGGTGCGGCCGAGGACCGCCCGAGGTTACCGACGATCTCGGCGGCCTTCTCCCCGGGTGGGGTGGCCAGCGATGGTTTGGCGTTGCGGCCTGCCTCGACGTCCTCAAGCAGCGCACCGCCGCCGGAGAGCACCAGCGCGTTGATCAAGACCGTGTAACCCTCGTAGCGCTGCGCCTGCACCGCGATCTTCTTGTTCTGTCCCACAGCGGCTTTGAGCATCTCGTCCCACGTGAACGTCGGCGAGGCGGGATCGACCCCGGCCGCGGCCGCGGCCGACTTGCGGTACCAGAGCAGTTGGGCGTTGGACTTGTAAGGCGCACCGTAGAGCGTGTCCTCCCAGATGCCCGTCTCGATGGGGGCGGGCAGCATTCCCGCGGTGAGCCGGCTGGTTTCCTCCGCTGTGTACGGGCGAAGGAAACCGGCGTTGGCGAATTCGGCGGTGAACACCACGTCCATGCTCACCAGATCGATGGAGGAGTCGCCGGCCGCGAGGCGGCGGACCATCTGCTCGCGCTGGGCGGTGGCGGTACTGGGCAGCGACTCGATGCGGACCTGGTACGCCCCGTTGGACGCCTCTGCGCACTGCTCCGCCCGTGCCACGGAGCCGCCGTTGTCGGGAAGGATGTACCACGTCAGTGTCGGGGGACCACCCTGACTGCCGCAGCCGGACAACAACGACGCAGCGATCAAAGGCGCACTGGCCAGCGCGATTGCGCGACGTCGTCGCCCGCGGGCGAACTGATTTCGTTTCATCACGTCCTCGTCTATGAAGTTGTGGTCTCCGATGAGGGCCACGGGCAGCACATTCGGTACGTGAGTGAGTGTGTCACACCTCACAGACCTGGTGTGGAAGCGGTATCAGCGCGGCGGGGCGGTGGATCCGCGGATCACCAGTCGGGTGGGCAGTGTCGTCCACGGCGGCGTGACCGAGGGGCCACTCACGGAGCTCTCGCCGGTGAGCCGGTGAAGCACGTCGCGCGCGGCGATCCGGCCCTGCTCGCGCACCGGCTGGGCGACCGTAGTGAGGTCGCTGAGGTCTGCCGACGGGTGGTCGTCCACACCGATTACCGAGACATGCTGCGGGACTGACACTCCGGCCTTGCGCAGAGTGCGTAGCGCGCCGAGGGCGATCTCGTCGGAGTGGCAGAACACCGCTGTCGGCAGCCGGGGCCGGCTCAGCAGCATCTCCATGCCGCGCGAACCGCCGTCGATGCTCCACTTGACGGTCACC includes the following:
- a CDS encoding carbohydrate ABC transporter permease, encoding MTAIQDAPIQKDPGKAATSERVKGERRLGFYLTLPSYVVMLLVTAYPLGYALVLSLYNFRLTDPEGRSFVGLSNYLVILTDPLWWNDFVTTLAITIVTVAVELVLGFWFAFVMLRIVRGRGPLRTAILIPYGIVTVVSAFIWRYAFAIDSGFVNQWLNLSEFDWFGDRWSAIFVICLSEIWKTTPFISLLLLAGLVQVPEDMQEAAKVDGATAWQRLWKITLPNMKAAIMVALLFRTLDAWRIFDNPYVMTAGANNTETISFLAYRQNVTLVNLGMGSAVSVLLFLSVVVIAWIFIKIFKTDLSQVRGDQ
- a CDS encoding ABC transporter ATP-binding protein, whose protein sequence is MAAITMRNIVKKYGDGYPAVNDVSLDVADGEFVILVGPSGCGKSTLLRMIVGLEDITSGDMLIGDTRVNDKAPRDRNLAMVFQNYALYPHLTVFENIAFPLRLSGKLSDEEIRERVNDAAKTLELGEHLDRKPANLSGGQRQRVAMGRAIVREADAFLFDEPLSNLDAKLRGQMRTEILRLQRKLGVTTVYVTHDQTEAMTLGDRVAVLKKGVLQQVASPRELYDQPVNLFVAGFIGSPPMNFVPAQVHGDEIELPFVKVPLRDEWRGAVEDGKVYIAGIRPGAFEDAEFVDTDKGSRGVTFDVTIDVTEWLGNEQYAFVPFEASADISGQLAELAKDLDSEQLRTQICVELDPLSRVRSGDTATLWLDAERLHLFDPQTGDNLTRRTGGAEPAGERPATEHEPESHGRHAANAG
- a CDS encoding carbohydrate ABC transporter permease; this translates as MTKNTKWWTIAGIVIVIYSFAPMLWMISLAFKPPSDIVSGKPSFLPSTITFDNFAQIFSNPLFTRALINSIGIAVIATLISVVIAMFAAYAIARLEFRGKKVLLSLALGIAMFPQAALVGPLFDMWRGLGIYDTWLGLIIPYLTFALPLSIWTMSAFFRQIPWEMEHAAQVDGATAWQAFRKVIVPLAAPGVFTTAILTFFFCWNDFLFAISLTSTDSARTVPAALAFFQGASYFESPVPYIMAASVIVTIPVVILVLVFQRRIVAGLTSGAVKG
- a CDS encoding DUF4032 domain-containing protein, encoding MAAPELRLRAPCPGLLALPWDRPLGDWQAPEVALRELAVGPSRHLVRFVDSDGELWALKELPPRIAAREYDVLRRLEDMALNAVRPAGLVFQPDFDTAILLTRYLVGSWQYRRLFMRLPPDAPKHRGRLFDAMATLLVELHRHGVFWGDCSLANTLFSRDGQVLQAFLVDAETSEVHPRLSDGQRTHDIDITVENVAAGLLDVAAKLERPELDPGFIAEALSIRERYEQLWGLLHAEPTFGFADRYRVEGTIRRLNELGFAVDEVSLQPVGTSEQSRGGDQVRLHVAVGDRRYHATQLQRLTGMDVGEGQARILLGDLQAYQSALSREAGHDVDERTAAQLWVMEVATPTMHRAHAAVGGTGSPIQAFCDLLEVRWLLSERAGRDIGTERALQALSRKVVPSESAAQLAVVEDPTEPFSVLDDD
- a CDS encoding extracellular solute-binding protein, which gives rise to MALIGDHNFIDEDVMKRNQFARGRRRRAIALASAPLIAASLLSGCGSQGGPPTLTWYILPDNGGSVARAEQCAEASNGAYQVRIESLPSTATAQREQMVRRLAAGDSSIDLVSMDVVFTAEFANAGFLRPYTAEETSRLTAGMLPAPIETGIWEDTLYGAPYKSNAQLLWYRKSAAAAAGVDPASPTFTWDEMLKAAVGQNKKIAVQAQRYEGYTVLINALVLSGGGALLEDVEAGRNAKPSLATPPGEKAAEIVGNLGRSSAAPTDMSNASEEQARANFQSEQGMFMVNWPYVLAAARSAAEEGTLPQEVVDDIGWARYPRVSPDRPSAPPLGGANLGIGAYTKYPDQAVALVECINAEPKATQYMLDESEPSPYAASYDDPEIRETYENADLIRESIGDGGPRPPSPFYTDISGAIQQTWHPPASVNAETPERTDQFMADVLAGRRLL